In Aliarcobacter faecis, a genomic segment contains:
- a CDS encoding FAD-dependent oxidoreductase has protein sequence MIYDVVIIGAGAAGFGSALTLASANDKFDWAKNKKYLMLDNNKSDLNAGRYINVAGIEAINGVDLLNNLKTQLKIYPACELKDEKVLSIKRVGDIFSIICENSVYEAKTLILATGMHSFDIEFDEVEVKDNIFAPKPNKILLANENNKISNEVYVAGLASGVPSMFACASGDGTKVACDILKSWCGKVAIVHDVKA, from the coding sequence ATGATTTATGATGTAGTTATTATTGGAGCTGGAGCAGCTGGCTTTGGGTCTGCTTTAACATTAGCAAGTGCAAATGATAAGTTTGATTGGGCAAAAAATAAAAAATATTTAATGCTAGATAACAATAAAAGTGATTTAAATGCAGGAAGATATATAAATGTTGCTGGAATTGAAGCTATAAATGGTGTTGATTTACTAAATAATCTTAAAACTCAACTAAAAATTTATCCTGCTTGTGAACTAAAAGATGAAAAAGTTTTAAGTATAAAAAGAGTAGGAGATATTTTTTCTATAATTTGTGAAAATAGTGTTTATGAAGCAAAAACTTTGATTTTAGCAACAGGAATGCATAGTTTTGATATAGAATTTGATGAAGTTGAAGTAAAAGATAATATCTTTGCTCCAAAACCAAATAAAATACTTTTAGCAAATGAAAATAATAAAATTTCAAATGAAGTTTATGTTGCTGGACTTGCAAGTGGTGTTCCTTCTATGTTTGCTTGTGCTAGCGGAGATGGAACAAAAGTTGCTTGCGATATTTTAAAAAGCTGGTGTGGAAAAGTTGCTATTGTACATGATGTAAAAGCTTAA
- the speA gene encoding biosynthetic arginine decarboxylase: MKNKYGIDIWGDDNFIIDDGMVKVNYDIKPSLISIVKDIRKKGFKGPLLLRFPHITKKQIKTLFNTFNASMKEYDYKGKFNAVFPLKVNQLPNFIHPLVSAGKKYSYGLEAGSKAELIIAMTYNNMGSPITINGFKDKEMIHLCFIAKSMGHDITVIIEGLNELEMILEVLNETKLEAPNIGLRVRLHSGGSGVWAKSGGIDSKFGLTSTEILEAFELMQDNNLQDLLTMIHFHIGSAMNTIKPLKKALRESGHIYAELKNLGAKKLSSINIGGGLSVEYSAYEQSRFYSLSEFASDVVFTLKDIAKQKGVEEPNIFTESGRFISAASTVLITPVLELFSAEYELDHLRLKEVNPPLIEELRELFKDMTKKKAYEFMHDSMDHLESLLTLFDLGYIDLQDRSNAEILTHQIIKKAISLLQVDDYEELRKFDKNIQEKYLLNFSLFQSLPDYWGIDQEFPIMPITHLDKKPTRSASLWDITCDSDGEIPFDMKKPLYLHDVNLNKEDYFLGFFNVGAYQDTLGMKHNLFSHPTEVNITFKDDEVVLEKLLESQKIIDILDDIDYDTEEIQTILSRSLPLETYEVLKKYLNDNSYLKTIWSYYDDE; this comes from the coding sequence ATGAAAAATAAGTATGGAATAGATATTTGGGGAGATGATAATTTTATTATTGATGATGGAATGGTAAAAGTAAATTATGATATCAAACCTTCACTTATCTCAATAGTAAAGGATATAAGAAAAAAAGGCTTCAAAGGACCTTTACTTTTAAGATTCCCTCATATCACAAAAAAACAGATAAAAACACTTTTTAACACTTTTAATGCAAGTATGAAAGAGTATGATTATAAAGGAAAATTTAATGCTGTTTTTCCACTAAAAGTAAATCAACTACCAAACTTTATTCATCCCCTTGTTAGTGCTGGAAAAAAATATAGCTATGGACTTGAAGCTGGAAGTAAAGCAGAGCTAATAATAGCTATGACATATAATAATATGGGAAGTCCAATAACTATCAATGGTTTTAAAGATAAAGAGATGATTCATCTATGTTTTATTGCTAAAAGTATGGGGCACGATATAACTGTAATTATTGAAGGTTTAAATGAATTAGAGATGATTTTGGAAGTTTTAAACGAGACAAAACTCGAAGCTCCAAATATTGGTTTAAGAGTACGACTTCATAGTGGAGGAAGTGGTGTTTGGGCAAAAAGTGGTGGAATTGATTCAAAATTTGGGCTTACTTCAACAGAGATTTTAGAAGCTTTTGAACTTATGCAAGATAATAATCTTCAAGATTTATTAACAATGATTCATTTTCATATAGGTTCAGCTATGAATACTATTAAGCCATTAAAAAAAGCTTTAAGAGAGTCTGGTCATATATATGCTGAACTTAAAAATTTAGGTGCAAAAAAATTGAGTTCTATAAATATTGGTGGTGGATTAAGTGTTGAATATAGTGCTTATGAACAATCGAGATTTTACTCTTTAAGTGAGTTTGCAAGTGATGTTGTCTTTACATTAAAAGATATAGCAAAACAAAAAGGTGTTGAAGAACCAAATATTTTCACTGAATCAGGAAGATTTATAAGTGCTGCTTCTACAGTTTTAATAACTCCTGTTTTAGAGCTATTTTCAGCTGAATATGAACTAGACCACTTAAGATTAAAAGAGGTAAATCCACCTTTAATTGAAGAGTTAAGAGAACTTTTTAAAGATATGACAAAGAAAAAAGCTTACGAGTTTATGCACGATAGTATGGATCATTTAGAGTCTTTATTAACTCTATTTGATTTAGGATATATTGATTTACAAGATAGATCAAATGCAGAGATATTAACTCACCAAATTATAAAAAAAGCTATTTCACTTTTACAAGTTGATGATTATGAAGAGCTTAGAAAATTTGATAAGAATATTCAAGAAAAATACCTTCTTAACTTCTCACTTTTCCAATCATTACCTGATTATTGGGGAATAGATCAAGAGTTCCCAATTATGCCAATAACACATTTAGATAAAAAACCAACAAGAAGTGCAAGTCTTTGGGATATTACTTGTGATAGTGATGGAGAGATTCCTTTTGATATGAAAAAACCATTATATCTTCATGATGTAAACTTAAACAAAGAGGACTATTTTTTAGGATTTTTCAATGTTGGAGCATATCAAGATACTCTTGGAATGAAACATAATCTATTTTCACATCCAACAGAGGTAAATATTACTTTTAAAGATGATGAAGTAGTTTTAGAAAAACTTTTAGAATCTCAAAAAATAATTGACATTTTAGATGATATTGATTATGACACAGAAGAGATACAAACTATTTTAAGTAGAAGTTTACCTTTAGAGACTTATGAAGTTCTCAAAAAATATCTAAATGATAATAGCTATTTAAAGACTATCTGGAGTTACTACGATGATGAGTGA
- a CDS encoding recombinase family protein — MSKVFTYIRKNLNNEKYTQEQKEAISSYILKKNLQIYKNIEIVINTPKDEKNILQLLENCEKNSTIIVTNLNVFGRTIDTILEIVKFLLQNKIRIIVIEQNLDLIDDKDMLSQMILSVISMTINLEKELMSLRTKEALTAKKLDGIALGKPKGTIQKSKFDEQREKIEELLSVGLSVRKIAKLLGYNNHIGLNNYVRKRNIKEQVIESLNN; from the coding sequence ATGTCAAAAGTTTTTACTTATATTAGAAAAAATCTAAACAATGAAAAATATACACAAGAGCAAAAAGAGGCTATTTCAAGCTATATCTTAAAGAAAAACCTTCAAATATATAAGAATATTGAGATAGTTATAAATACTCCGAAAGATGAGAAAAATATTTTACAACTATTAGAAAATTGTGAAAAAAACTCTACAATAATTGTTACAAATTTAAATGTATTTGGACGAACAATAGATACAATTTTAGAAATTGTAAAATTTTTACTGCAAAATAAGATAAGAATTATTGTAATTGAACAAAATCTTGATTTAATAGATGATAAAGATATGTTAAGTCAAATGATTTTAAGTGTGATTTCAATGACTATAAATTTAGAAAAAGAGCTTATGAGTCTTAGGACAAAAGAGGCATTAACAGCTAAAAAGCTTGATGGTATAGCCTTAGGAAAACCAAAAGGAACTATTCAAAAATCAAAATTTGATGAGCAACGAGAGAAAATTGAAGAGCTTTTAAGTGTTGGTTTAAGTGTTAGAAAAATTGCAAAACTGTTGGGATATAACAATCATATAGGTTTAAATAACTATGTAAGAAAAAGAAATATCAAAGAGCAAGTTATTGAATCTTTGAATAATTAA
- the rplI gene encoding 50S ribosomal protein L9 yields the protein MKVLLIKDVKTLGKAGEIKEVADGYGKNFLIGKGLALQATNEVIAKHNAEQKKLALKEEEDIKVAKELAEKLNSTKLTIKHKVGANGHLIGSVTNKEISEELEKQFSIMIDKKSILVDNKLKTIGIYEVVCKLGHSINATLKIDIIAG from the coding sequence ATGAAAGTATTATTAATAAAAGATGTAAAAACTTTAGGGAAAGCTGGAGAAATTAAAGAAGTTGCAGATGGATATGGAAAAAACTTTTTAATAGGAAAAGGTTTAGCTCTACAAGCTACAAATGAAGTAATAGCAAAACATAATGCTGAACAAAAAAAATTAGCATTAAAAGAGGAAGAAGATATAAAAGTAGCAAAAGAGTTAGCAGAAAAATTGAACTCTACAAAACTTACAATAAAACATAAAGTTGGTGCAAATGGGCATTTAATTGGAAGTGTTACAAATAAAGAGATAAGTGAAGAGTTGGAAAAACAGTTCTCTATTATGATTGATAAAAAGAGTATTTTAGTTGATAATAAATTAAAAACTATTGGTATTTATGAAGTTGTTTGTAAATTAGGACACTCAATAAATGCAACATTAAAAATTGATATTATTGCAGGTTAA
- the tmk gene encoding dTMP kinase codes for MYVVIEGIDTAGKSTQLEILQKRFENAVFTKEPGGTKLGAKLRELILEGEARSKTAEMFMFLADRAEHTKDIIIPNLNKLIISDRSLISGIAYALNKDIDELIALNKIATKNIFPQKIILLELSKDELVFRLSQKQNDSIEKRGVDYLLTIQSRLKEIILKLNIKHIFIDASLNIEEIAEKIEDFINE; via the coding sequence ATGTATGTAGTAATTGAAGGTATTGATACAGCTGGGAAATCAACACAATTAGAAATCTTACAAAAAAGATTTGAAAATGCAGTTTTTACAAAAGAGCCAGGTGGTACAAAACTAGGAGCTAAACTTAGAGAGCTTATTTTAGAAGGTGAAGCTAGAAGTAAAACAGCTGAAATGTTTATGTTTTTAGCTGATAGAGCTGAACATACAAAAGATATAATTATCCCAAATCTAAATAAATTAATAATCTCTGATAGATCACTTATTTCTGGTATAGCCTATGCACTAAATAAAGATATTGATGAATTAATAGCCTTAAATAAAATTGCTACAAAAAATATTTTTCCACAAAAAATAATTTTATTAGAACTTAGCAAAGATGAGTTAGTTTTTAGACTTTCTCAAAAACAAAATGATAGCATTGAAAAAAGAGGAGTTGATTATCTTTTAACAATTCAAAGTAGATTAAAAGAGATAATTTTAAAACTAAATATAAAGCATATTTTTATTGATGCTAGTTTGAATATTGAAGAAATTGCAGAAAAAATAGAGGATTTTATAAATGAGTAG
- the hisS gene encoding histidine--tRNA ligase, translating into MSSTIQSLRGMKDIVGNDSKLFIYFIENASRIAQKYGFSYIETPLLEETALFKRSVGESSDIVNKEMYQFIDKGQNDVCLRPEGTAGVVRYFVEKKLDRAGGVYKWYYYGAMFRYERPQKGRLREFHQFGCEVFGISSVYEDANIIMLIKEILDFFGIGFTLKLNSLGCPNCMPQYKENLVKNISSFKEKLCEDCNKRLITNPIRVLDCKVEACQKLLINSPKITNSLCISCNSDFTKLKEILDFNNISYEVDSNLVRGLDYYNKTAFEFVSNEIGSQSAIAGGGRYDRLVEFLGGKNSPGIGFAIGIERLLELVVMKESKEDFVYIGVLDESSLNKAFELSIKKRKTTKTHFEYNPRGFAKHFGIAEKLGCNIVALLGENELKNKTIFVKNIDTKEEKNINIEDFLNEK; encoded by the coding sequence ATGAGTAGTACTATTCAAAGCCTAAGAGGAATGAAAGATATTGTTGGAAACGATAGCAAACTTTTTATATATTTTATAGAAAATGCTTCAAGAATTGCACAAAAGTATGGTTTTTCATATATTGAGACACCACTTCTTGAAGAGACTGCACTATTTAAAAGAAGTGTTGGTGAAAGTAGTGATATTGTAAATAAAGAGATGTATCAATTTATTGATAAAGGGCAGAATGATGTATGTCTTAGACCTGAGGGAACAGCTGGAGTTGTAAGATACTTTGTAGAAAAAAAACTAGACCGTGCTGGTGGAGTTTATAAATGGTACTATTATGGAGCTATGTTTAGATATGAAAGACCTCAAAAAGGAAGATTAAGAGAGTTTCACCAATTTGGTTGTGAAGTTTTTGGAATCTCTAGCGTTTATGAAGATGCAAATATTATTATGCTTATTAAGGAGATTTTAGACTTTTTTGGTATTGGGTTTACACTTAAACTAAACTCTCTTGGTTGCCCAAATTGTATGCCTCAATATAAAGAGAATTTAGTAAAAAACATCTCTAGTTTTAAAGAAAAATTATGTGAGGATTGTAATAAAAGATTAATTACAAACCCTATAAGAGTACTTGATTGTAAAGTTGAAGCTTGTCAAAAATTATTAATTAACTCTCCAAAAATAACAAATAGTTTATGTATCTCTTGTAATAGTGATTTTACAAAACTAAAAGAGATTTTAGATTTTAACAATATCTCTTATGAAGTTGATAGTAATTTAGTTCGTGGGCTTGATTACTACAATAAAACTGCATTTGAATTTGTAAGCAATGAAATAGGTTCACAAAGTGCGATTGCTGGTGGTGGAAGATATGATAGACTTGTAGAGTTTTTAGGTGGGAAAAATAGCCCTGGAATTGGTTTTGCAATAGGAATTGAAAGATTACTTGAATTAGTAGTTATGAAAGAGTCTAAAGAAGATTTTGTATATATTGGAGTTTTAGATGAATCTAGTTTAAATAAAGCCTTTGAACTAAGCATTAAAAAAAGAAAAACTACAAAAACCCACTTTGAATATAATCCTAGAGGTTTTGCAAAACATTTTGGTATAGCTGAAAAATTAGGTTGTAATATTGTTGCCCTTTTAGGAGAAAATGAGTTAAAAAATAAAACAATTTTTGTAAAAAATATAGATACAAAAGAAGAAAAGAATATTAATATAGAGGATTTTTTAAATGAAAAATAA
- the hslU gene encoding ATP-dependent protease ATPase subunit HslU has product MDMTPRQIVAYLDDYIIGQNDAKKTIALALRNRYRRMRVEPKLQEEIMPKNILMIGSTGVGKTEIARRMAKMMGLPFVKVEASKYTEVGFVGRDVESMVRDLVYEGINLVTKEYEEKIKDKIDEEVIRKIIEKLVPPLPEAASDSAKESFIKTYNLMEKKLLSGDLDDKKIEIEVPKKAHVEIIDSSLPFDMSSMQESLNKMLGSINKEKIKKEVSIKDAKILLRGVASEGLLDTEAIKIEALKRCENGGIIFIDEIDKIATSKKNQGQDPSKEGVQRDLLPIVEGSSVQTKFGQIKTDHILFIAAGAFHVSKPSDLIPELQGRFPLRVELESLDEEALYKILTNTKNSLLRQYKALLSVEEVELEFEDEAIRAFAKYSVAANEKTEDIGARRLHTVIEKVIEDISFDADINKGSKVIVTSELVSSKLEKIVDSVDTTRYIL; this is encoded by the coding sequence ATGGATATGACACCTAGGCAAATTGTTGCTTATTTAGATGATTATATTATTGGTCAAAATGATGCAAAAAAAACTATAGCATTGGCTTTGAGAAATAGATATAGAAGAATGAGAGTTGAACCAAAACTTCAAGAAGAGATTATGCCAAAAAATATTCTTATGATAGGAAGTACAGGAGTTGGTAAAACTGAAATAGCAAGAAGAATGGCAAAAATGATGGGGCTTCCTTTTGTAAAAGTTGAAGCTAGTAAATATACTGAAGTTGGATTTGTAGGACGAGATGTTGAGTCAATGGTTCGAGATTTAGTATATGAAGGAATAAATTTAGTAACTAAAGAGTATGAAGAAAAAATTAAAGATAAAATTGATGAAGAGGTTATAAGAAAGATAATTGAAAAACTTGTACCACCACTTCCTGAAGCTGCTAGTGATAGTGCAAAAGAGTCTTTTATAAAAACTTATAACTTAATGGAAAAAAAGCTTTTAAGTGGGGATTTAGATGATAAAAAAATAGAGATAGAAGTTCCAAAAAAAGCACATGTTGAGATAATTGATTCTAGTTTACCTTTTGATATGAGTTCTATGCAAGAGAGTCTTAATAAAATGTTAGGAAGCATAAATAAAGAGAAAATAAAAAAAGAGGTAAGCATAAAAGATGCGAAAATTCTTCTAAGAGGAGTTGCGAGTGAGGGCTTACTTGATACTGAAGCTATAAAAATAGAGGCGCTAAAAAGATGTGAAAATGGTGGAATAATTTTTATAGATGAGATAGATAAAATTGCAACAAGCAAGAAAAATCAAGGACAAGACCCATCAAAAGAGGGTGTTCAAAGAGATTTACTTCCAATAGTTGAAGGTAGTTCCGTTCAAACAAAATTTGGACAAATAAAAACAGACCATATTTTATTTATAGCAGCTGGTGCTTTCCATGTATCAAAACCAAGTGATTTAATTCCAGAATTACAAGGAAGATTTCCTTTAAGAGTTGAGTTAGAATCTTTAGATGAAGAGGCTTTATATAAGATTTTAACAAATACAAAGAATTCACTTTTAAGACAGTATAAAGCACTTTTATCAGTTGAAGAAGTTGAATTAGAGTTTGAAGATGAAGCTATAAGAGCTTTTGCTAAATATAGTGTTGCTGCAAATGAAAAAACGGAAGATATAGGTGCAAGAAGACTTCATACTGTTATTGAAAAAGTTATTGAAGATATCTCTTTTGATGCAGATATAAATAAAGGTTCAAAAGTTATTGTAACTTCTGAATTAGTATCTTCTAAGTTAGAAAAAATTGTTGATAGTGTTGATACAACTAGATATATTTTGTAA
- a CDS encoding sulfite exporter TauE/SafE family protein translates to MELELIAFGLITGFASGFFGIGGGSILIPMLLLTGFVMKEAVAISIMQMVFSSIYGSFLNAKKIKGLVRDGVILGIGASLGGATSGYFLPKVPDIYLQYIFITALCYTIYTLFNAPASNSGEKETKGIYVLLAIGFFVGILAMSIGIGGSLVLLPILVGFLKYDLKIATALGLFFVIFSSIGGFISTSIYGNMLYYEGAIIGIGSLIGVYFGIKIKEKTKTTQYKNFVLLLNLLVLGIMIYKTI, encoded by the coding sequence TTGGAACTTGAATTAATAGCATTTGGACTAATTACTGGATTTGCCTCAGGTTTTTTTGGAATAGGAGGTGGAAGTATATTAATACCTATGCTTTTACTTACAGGCTTTGTTATGAAAGAAGCAGTTGCTATATCAATTATGCAGATGGTTTTTTCATCTATTTATGGCTCTTTTTTAAATGCAAAAAAAATAAAAGGCTTAGTAAGAGATGGTGTAATTTTAGGTATTGGAGCTAGTTTAGGGGGAGCTACAAGTGGTTATTTTTTACCTAAAGTTCCTGATATATATCTTCAATATATTTTTATAACTGCTCTTTGTTATACAATATACACTCTTTTTAATGCCCCAGCTTCAAATAGTGGAGAAAAAGAGACAAAAGGGATATATGTACTATTAGCTATTGGTTTTTTTGTTGGAATTTTAGCTATGAGTATAGGAATTGGTGGCTCTTTAGTACTACTTCCTATTTTAGTTGGTTTTTTAAAATATGATTTAAAAATTGCAACTGCTTTAGGACTATTTTTTGTAATATTCTCCTCTATTGGTGGTTTTATATCTACTTCAATATATGGAAATATGTTATATTATGAAGGAGCTATAATAGGAATTGGTTCACTAATTGGAGTATATTTTGGAATAAAAATAAAAGAGAAAACAAAAACAACTCAATACAAAAATTTTGTACTACTTTTAAACCTTCTTGTTTTAGGAATTATGATTTATAAAACTATATAA
- the hslV gene encoding ATP-dependent protease subunit HslV: MFHATTILAYKGAKKAVIGGDGQVSFGNTVLKGNATKIRTLYQGKILAGFAGSTADAFNLFDMFEAHLEACKGDLLKSVIAFSKEWRKDKYLRRLEAMMIVLNKEKIFILSGNGDVVEPEDGEIASIGSGGNFAISAARALAKHSNLDEEDLVKESLMIAGELCIYTNQNIKILKLED, encoded by the coding sequence ATGTTTCATGCGACAACAATACTTGCCTATAAAGGGGCTAAAAAAGCTGTAATTGGTGGAGATGGACAGGTCTCTTTTGGAAATACAGTTTTAAAAGGAAATGCTACAAAAATAAGAACTTTATATCAAGGAAAAATTTTAGCAGGGTTTGCAGGAAGTACAGCTGACGCTTTTAATCTTTTTGACATGTTTGAGGCTCACTTAGAAGCTTGTAAAGGGGATTTATTAAAATCTGTAATTGCATTTTCAAAAGAGTGGAGAAAAGATAAATATTTAAGAAGACTTGAAGCTATGATGATAGTTTTAAACAAAGAAAAAATTTTTATTTTAAGTGGAAATGGGGATGTTGTTGAGCCTGAAGATGGAGAGATTGCAAGTATTGGAAGTGGTGGAAATTTTGCCATTAGTGCAGCTAGAGCTTTAGCAAAACACTCAAATTTAGATGAAGAAGATTTGGTAAAAGAGTCTTTAATGATAGCTGGAGAGCTTTGTATATATACAAATCAAAATATAAAAATATTAAAACTAGAGGATTAA
- the coaD gene encoding pantetheine-phosphate adenylyltransferase: MENSNYNYTGSYKKAIYSGTFDPITIGHLDIIKRASNIFEEVIISVAKSELKKPMFSHEKRVEFVKAATKNIKNVKVVGFDTLLVDLARDLKINTIIRGLRAVSDFEFELQMGYANSSINKNLETVYLMPTLEHAFVSSTIVREIIRFEGTFAHLVPKEVIECM, translated from the coding sequence ATGGAAAATAGTAATTATAATTATACAGGTTCATATAAAAAAGCAATTTATAGTGGAACTTTTGACCCAATAACTATTGGGCATTTAGATATTATTAAAAGAGCTAGTAATATTTTTGAAGAGGTAATTATTAGTGTTGCAAAAAGTGAACTAAAAAAACCTATGTTTTCTCATGAAAAAAGAGTAGAGTTTGTAAAAGCTGCAACAAAAAATATAAAAAATGTAAAAGTTGTAGGATTTGATACTTTATTAGTTGATTTAGCAAGAGATTTAAAAATAAATACAATAATTAGAGGGCTTAGAGCAGTTAGTGATTTTGAATTTGAACTTCAAATGGGATATGCAAACTCTTCAATAAATAAGAATTTAGAAACAGTTTATCTAATGCCAACACTTGAACATGCTTTTGTAAGTTCTACAATAGTAAGAGAAATTATTAGATTTGAAGGTACTTTTGCACATTTAGTTCCAAAAGAGGTAATAGAATGTATGTAG
- a CDS encoding UbiX family flavin prenyltransferase has product MRLTVAISGASGVNLAIKFIKLIPKDIELFVVFSKSSKKALKLENNIKIKDIFKDFSNISIFKDKSIGASIASGSFKVDKMIILPCSSNTLAKCASGIADTLITRAFSVMLKEKREIIIAPRELPLNTIMLENMLKLSNLGVTIAPPILGYYSSQQSLEDMENFIIGKWFDLLKIDNNLYKRWK; this is encoded by the coding sequence TTGAGATTAACTGTCGCAATTAGTGGAGCTAGTGGAGTAAATTTAGCTATAAAATTTATAAAACTAATACCTAAAGATATAGAACTCTTTGTTGTATTTTCTAAAAGTTCAAAAAAAGCTTTAAAACTCGAAAATAACATAAAAATAAAAGATATTTTCAAAGATTTTTCAAATATATCAATTTTTAAAGACAAAAGTATAGGAGCAAGTATTGCTTCTGGTTCTTTTAAAGTTGATAAAATGATAATCTTACCTTGTAGTTCAAATACATTAGCAAAGTGTGCTTCTGGAATTGCTGATACTCTTATTACTAGAGCTTTTAGTGTAATGCTAAAAGAAAAAAGAGAGATTATTATAGCTCCTAGAGAGCTACCTTTAAACACTATTATGCTTGAAAACATGCTAAAATTATCAAATTTAGGAGTTACTATTGCACCACCAATTTTAGGGTATTATAGTTCTCAACAAAGTTTAGAAGATATGGAAAACTTTATTATTGGTAAATGGTTCGATCTATTAAAAATAGATAATAACTTATACAAAAGATGGAAATAG
- a CDS encoding TatD family hydrolase, with translation MIIDTHCHLDNEAYFSDIEGVIVNAKEAGISGFLIPGADFDTLNRAVTLSEKYEEVFFAVGTHPYDIEKYDEAIIEKYVNHPKCVAIGECGLDYYRLPEDEEEKEENIKRQKEVFISQISLAKKYKKPLIIHIREASNDSREILISQNAKEVGGVLHCFNASEHLLPLVNHNFYFGIGGVLTFKNAKKLVEILPKIPKDRLLIETDAPYLTPHPYRGVRNEPYYTIYVAQKMAELLDMSEEEIKNLTTNNAKKLFKEFTNIS, from the coding sequence ATAATTATTGATACACATTGTCATTTAGACAACGAAGCTTATTTTAGTGATATAGAAGGTGTTATAGTAAATGCAAAAGAGGCTGGAATTAGTGGTTTTTTAATTCCTGGAGCAGATTTTGATACATTAAATAGAGCAGTTACCCTTAGTGAAAAATATGAAGAAGTTTTTTTTGCAGTTGGAACTCACCCTTATGACATTGAAAAATATGACGAAGCTATTATTGAAAAATATGTAAATCATCCAAAATGTGTAGCTATTGGTGAATGTGGATTGGATTATTATAGGCTTCCAGAAGATGAAGAGGAAAAAGAAGAGAATATAAAAAGACAAAAAGAGGTTTTTATTTCTCAAATATCTTTGGCTAAAAAGTATAAAAAACCACTTATTATTCATATTAGAGAAGCTTCAAATGACTCAAGAGAGATTTTAATTTCACAAAATGCAAAAGAAGTAGGTGGAGTTTTACACTGCTTTAATGCAAGTGAACATCTATTACCTTTAGTAAATCATAATTTCTATTTTGGAATAGGTGGAGTTCTTACTTTTAAAAATGCAAAGAAGTTAGTTGAAATTTTGCCAAAAATTCCAAAAGATAGACTTCTAATTGAAACAGATGCACCATATCTAACTCCACATCCATATAGAGGAGTTAGGAATGAGCCATATTATACTATTTATGTAGCACAAAAAATGGCTGAACTTTTAGATATGAGTGAAGAAGAGATTAAAAATTTAACAACAAATAATGCAAAAAAATTATTTAAAGAGTTTACAAATATTTCTTAG
- the cysE gene encoding serine O-acetyltransferase — translation MMSDEQKIEEQKETLSLWQIIKEDFSVPKLNDPVLDSNFELFFNYPGVWAIINHRVANKLYNKGFKKLSRAIAGISSFFTKTDIHPAATIGRRVFIDHAIGVVIGATAIVEDDVLIYQGVTLGGVSLNKGKRHPTIKSNVVLGSGAKILGNITIGANSKIGANSVVVVDVPENSTAVGVPARIIKKDEKKDKLAHNELPDLNKEMFKYLIERIANLEHSIKKDKNCTLDKKNEALEKEYNAFIEALNSNKKG, via the coding sequence ATGATGAGTGATGAACAAAAAATAGAAGAACAGAAGGAGACTCTTAGTTTATGGCAAATAATTAAAGAAGACTTCTCTGTTCCTAAACTAAATGACCCAGTACTTGATTCAAACTTTGAGCTATTTTTTAACTATCCAGGAGTTTGGGCAATAATAAACCATAGAGTTGCAAATAAACTTTACAACAAAGGTTTTAAAAAACTTTCAAGGGCAATTGCTGGGATTTCATCTTTTTTTACAAAAACAGATATTCATCCAGCTGCAACTATTGGAAGAAGAGTTTTTATTGACCATGCAATTGGAGTTGTAATTGGAGCAACTGCAATAGTTGAAGATGATGTTTTAATTTACCAAGGTGTAACTTTAGGTGGAGTTAGCCTTAATAAAGGGAAAAGACACCCTACAATAAAATCAAATGTAGTTCTTGGAAGTGGAGCAAAAATTTTAGGGAATATAACTATTGGAGCAAACTCAAAAATTGGAGCAAACTCTGTTGTTGTTGTTGATGTTCCAGAGAATTCAACTGCTGTTGGAGTACCTGCTAGAATAATTAAAAAAGATGAGAAGAAAGATAAACTAGCACATAATGAATTACCAGATCTCAATAAAGAGATGTTTAAATACTTAATTGAACGAATTGCAAACCTTGAACACTCTATAAAAAAAGATAAAAATTGTACCTTAGATAAAAAAAATGAAGCTTTAGAAAAAGAGTATAATGCTTTTATTGAAGCATTAAATTCAAATAAAAAAGGATAA